A section of the Pochonia chlamydosporia 170 chromosome Unknown PCv3seq00025, whole genome shotgun sequence genome encodes:
- a CDS encoding extracellular membrane protein, 8-cysteine region, CFEM (similar to Metarhizium robertsii ARSEF 23 XP_007819499.1), with the protein MMRLKIALTSLVALTLPWFCLGSWNTSVPSAADLAASLTTVPECALNCLAQSVTKAQCSLQDPQCICVDKYVAIETTGTPCILKACNLTDALFMKNVTESVCNRPIRDKSGRYDAMNITMGVVTALLVVIRLGFKKFFSYQRELRADDWVILGTVVLGIPCTIINKVGLTANGLGKDVWTLPPDELTRFVMYFYVMEILYLAEMSIIKLSLSLFYLYIFPGTTIRRLLLATAVFNVIFGFTFVTTGIFQCTPVSRYWTQYIDSTSTGRCININLFAWIHAALNIAIDVWMIALPLSQIKRLELHWKKKIGVTFMFLIGTFVTVVSILRLQSLINFANSTNPTWDNLIVGWWSTIEVNVGMICTCLPTVRLILVRAAPQFFSTNVSSNKSQPTRNGNRSRYSRNCEIMGHKQIELASIEANMIDVGEKANKGKGFFGA; encoded by the exons atgatgagattgaagaTTGCCCTTACTTCCCTGGtggccttgacattgccCTGGTTTTGTCTTGGCAGTTGGAATACCTCAGTTCCGTCGGCTGCTGATCTGGCTGCCTCACTGACGACAGTGCCTGAGTGTGCA CTTAACTGCCTCGCCCAGTCTGTTACAAAGGCACAATGTAGCCTCCAAGATCCGCAGTGTATCTGCGTCGACAAATATGTTGCAATTGAAACCACGGGCACACCTTGCATCTTGAAGGCTTGCAACCTGACGGATGCGTTGT TTATGAAGAATGTCACCGAAAGCGTATGCAATAGACCTATTCGGGACAAAAGTGGACGATATGATGCTATGAACATCACCATGGGTGTCGTCACGGCTCTCCTCGTTGTGATTCGACTCGGATTTAAGAAGTTTTTCAGCTACCAACGAGAACTTCGCGCCGATGACTGGGTCATTTTGGGAACAGTTGTTCTCGGAATACCGTGtaccatcatcaacaaagtcggCCTCACCGCAAATGGCCTGGGCAAGGATGTTTGGACTCTGCCACCGGACGAACTGACCAGATTTGTCATGTATTTCTACGTCATGGAAATCTTATACTTGGCGGAAATGTCcatcatcaagctcagcTTATCACTCTTCTATCTGTACATCTTCCCTGGTACAACGATCCGCCGGCTGCTGTTGGCCACGGCCGTTTTCAACGTCATCTTCGGCTTTACCTTTGTCACGACGGGCATTTTCCAGTGTACGCCAGTGAGTCGGTACTGGACCCAGTACATTGATAGCACCTCGACCGGCCGGTGTATCAACATTAACTTGTTTGCGTGGATCCATGCTGCCCTCAATATCGCGATTGATGTGTGGATGATTGCTCTTCCTCTGAGCCAGATCAAACGGCTGGAGCTtcactggaagaagaagattggcgTCACCTTTATGTTCTTGATTGGAACCTT TGTCACGGTCGTCTCCATCTTGAGATTACAGTCCCTCATCAACTTCGCAAATTCCACCAACCCAACATGGGACAACTTGATCGTAGGCTGGTGGTCAACCATTGAAGTCAATGTCGGCATGATTTGCACATGTCTACCAACCGTGCGACTCATCCTTGTGCGTGCGGCTCCTCAATTCTTCAGCACCAACGTGTCCAGCAACAAGTCTCAACCGACACGTAATGGCAACCGCAGCCGGTATAGCAGGAACTGCGAAATTATGGGTCACAAGCAGATTGAGCTGGCGAGCATCGAGGCCAACATGATTGACGTAGGAGAAAAGGCaaacaagggaaagggaTTCTTTGGCGCTTGA
- a CDS encoding transposase (similar to Metarhizium robertsii ARSEF 23 XP_007817087.2), with translation MRTGGPDGLFNKHSAVYDDGFKPAMAWQCLLNQGSILARVAVKVMNTLVNSVPSERSFSAISFIHTKARNRLTPVHADMQAFIFMNDRVLDRLKDEKYAHKKRWADLEEKDWLELEDSYLELFVNAQGKKVWMDGAMASTNEDFEWEGVLQSTGDILGVGTEVESEEGEICHITTLDNETRWNSWAIEVAVALSKRKEINSWQEDHHSELGEDRLEFKDWQELQLVDEFLQPFLSATKGTEGEESSLDDMLMSMDFLIEHFKLQKEKHKNNPQMTTRILASWFKFDKYYQLTDDSPIYAAAILLNPALRRAYLDSAWSHQTAYIEPAVEQAREMWTQSFKPMVTTTTEEALAAIKDPFQRFRAKATGFVSIKDEFDDFINANPHPIGSQSPLEWWLEPSRRALYPNLQQMAVTVFAIPPMSAGPERVFSGTRHTIAPERARLGAKMVEMTECVKSWVHIRPGRARAVLSGVFRNSQHADDALGVLQEDSHREEASEAETSVSVTETDTKLGFSFNTFLSITAWWLRDEQKERFPRLSKMAIDILSIPAMSADPERTFSGARRSISWDRMLFGASTIERGECLKSWIRSGITAGLQVEELEQYEHMAKEDSTVATGEDFDL, from the exons ATGCGTACGGGCGGCCCAGACGGCTTATTTAATAAGCACAGCGCCgtatacgacgatggctttaagccagcaatggcatggcagtgcctcctcaaccagggcTCGATTCTGGCTAGAGTAgctgtgaaggtgatgaacaCACTTGTGAACTCCGTACCCTCAGAACGAAGCTTCTCTGCTATTAGTTTTATACATACAAAAGCTCGGAATCGCCTTACGCCAGTGCACGCTGACATGCaggccttcatttttatGAACGACCGCGTGTTAGATCgtctcaaggacgagaagtaTGCCCACaaaaagcgctgggcggatcttgaggagaaggactggctagaactcgaagattcatatctcgagttatttgtgaatgcgcagggcaagaaggtctggatggacggcgcgatggcctcaaccaatgaggattttgagtgggagggtgtattacagtcgacgggtgatatattgggtgttggcactgaggtggaatctgag gaaggggaaattt gccacatcactaCCCTGGACAACGAAACacgctggaactcttggGCCATTGAGGTCGCAGTCGCACtgtcaaagagaaaggagatCAATAGCTGGCAAGAGGACCATCACAGCGAATTAGGTGAAGACAGGCTGGAATTTAAAGACTggcaggagctgcagctaGTCGATGAGTTTCTCCAGCCATTTTTGAgcgccaccaaaggcacTGAGGGTGAGGAGAGTTCTTTGGACGATATGCTAATGTCTATGGACTTTTTGATTGAGCATTTCAAGTTACAGAAGGAAAAGCATAAGAATAACCCTCAGATGACGACTAGGATCTTGGCGTCATGGTTCAAGTTCGACAAGTATTACCAGCTAACCGATGACTCTCCAATTTATGCTGCCGCCATCCTTCTCAATCCTGCCCTTCGTAGGGCATACCTAGACTCTGCATGGTCTCATCAAACGGCCTATATCGAGCCGGCAGTTGAACAAGCCAGAGAGATGTGGACGCAAAGCTTCAAACCCATGGTAACAACAACGACGGAAGAAGCTCTTGCAGCCATTAAAGATCCTTTTCAGCGGTTTCGAGCAAAGGCAACAGGCTTTGTTTCCATCAAAGACGAATTCGACGACTTCATCAAC GCAAATCCGCATCCAATTGGCTCTCAGTCTCCTTTAGAATGGTGGCTTGAACCATCTCGCAGAGCACTCTATCCAAACCTGCAACAAATGGCCGTAACAGTATTCGCTATCCCACCGATGTCGGCAGGTCCAGAGAGGGTGTTTTCGGGCACACGGCATACAATTGCACCAGAACGCGCAAGGCTAGGCGCCAAGATGGTAGAAATGACAGAATGCGTTAAGAGCTGGGTGCATATCAGGCCAGGCAGAGCTCGCGCGGTACTTTCTGGGGTGTTTCGCAACTCTCAACACGCGGATGACGCCCTTGGAGTGCTGCaagaagacagccacagagaaGAGGCTAGTGAAGCTGAG ACGTCAGTTTCAGTGACTGAAACTGATACTAAGCTcggtttcagtttcaatacgtttctatccatcactgcCTGGTGGCTCCGTGATGAGCAGAAGGAGCGCTTTCCTCGATTGTCAAAAATGGCAATAGACATTTTGTCAATACCCGCCATGTCTGCTGATCCTGAACGTACATTTTCTGGAGCACGGCGCTCAATATCATGGGACCGAATGCTCTTTGGAGCGTCAACAATTGAGAGGGGCGAATGCTTAAAAAGCTGGATCCGTAGTGGCATAACGGCGGGGCTACAAgtggaagagcttgagcAATACGAGCACATGGCAAAGGAAGACAGCACCGTAGCTACAGGGGAAGATTTTGACCTCTGA